gttgttgttgtttgtggttttcccatattcacgggggtcttgtgcccctaaccccagcaaatatggagggacaggtgTATATATTGATGTGGGCTTGCAGGCTCATAGGTGTGTCTGCGCTGTCTTTGCTTCCAGAGCGCGAACACAGCGACAAGAAGGATATTGACCCCAACGCCGGCCGATTCGTCCGCTATCAGTTCACGCCGGCATTTCTTCGGCTGCGGCAGGTTGGAGCCACGTAAGTCGCTGGGTTCGAATCCAGATGAGTTGCGCAAAATGCCTCTCGGGGTTGGTTTAGGAGCCAGTCTGGGGATTTTTAATGCGCCGGGGGTTGTCTTTGCCACAAGGCCATGCTCTTCTTCCAAGGATGCTGGGAACGATTGCTCCCCGTGCATCGGATCAACATGTGTCAGTTAACAAGGTTTCTGATAACAAAGCTtcattttacaaagtcttttttgcACCCAGccatccttccttttcctccgtTTTTCCCCGCTAGTTTTCCACGTCTTtcactcttctcttcctccctttctttgcGTTCTTCTCTCATCTTCAGGGTGGAGTTTACGGTGGGAGACAAACCCATCAACAACTTCCGCATGATCGAGCGCCACTACTTCCGGGACCAGCTCCTGAAGAGCTTCGACTTCGAATTTGGCTTCTGCATCCCAAGCAGCAAGAACACCTGCGAACACATCTATGAGTTCCCACAGCTCTCTGAAGACCTCAGTAAGCAGACatgacatggaggacattttgtagGACCCCTAGTGTGATTCCATGGCAGATGtggaaccatagagttgcactggaggagctagagattcctagagagaacgcttttccaggcatttgtaggtcttctagCGTGagtctatggtcaacgtctggcagaagttgaaccatagagttgcactggaggacctagatattcctagaaagaacctgttaatcaaatccacgaatatcgaatctgcaaatatggagggatgagtgtatatatgtACTTATAACaaggaagattttaaaaagccacctTAATAATTTGACCACGGATGCCGGCGCAGGCCTTCTCCCGAACGCTGTTCGCCTCTAACCATgcgctttctctctctcccagtcCAGGAGATGATCCTCCATCCCTACGAGACGCAGTCGGACAGTTTCTACTTTGTGGACAACAAACTGGTCATGCACAACAAGGCCGACTATTCCTACAGCGGGGGTCCGTGACCTGCGGCGCCCGCCTTTCCTCTTCCCTGTAGGAACGGGTTTTGGGCTTTTGACGGACGGCGttggcacagagagagagagctgggcaCCGAGGGCTCTGCCGCCGCGAAGGACTGGCGTTTTGTGACTCAGATAGTAGCTGCAGTCTTTACTCTTAATCTCCCCTGAGCTTTTGAGGAAACCTCCAAATCGCACCCAGACGCCATTTTGTCCCATCAGAACCAGCCGCCGCACCAAGAACCCAGTCTTTTAGTGGCCGATCTTTGGACAGAATAGCACTGTGTAGTAAACCCTGAGAGACATAAGATCTATTTTCCAACCTGGCTGTGGGGAGTCCCTCTCTCTCAACCTCCCTCTTTTCAGATCCGTGGGATTGTCGTTGCTAAGGACCCCGTTTTCGCTCCTCTGCCTCCCACAAAGACATGGCTGTTGGGTACAATTTGGGCAAAAGGCTTCACCCGAACTGCCGAGACCAGCGCCCCTTTTAGTGGATTTTAGGGTCCTCCTCGGGGTAGAGACTTGGCATTCTGTTTGGTTTGCTCTTTTACCAGTAGCGTCCGACGTTCGTTCGGGGAAGCAAAGCACATGGATAATAGTAAAATTACAACTCTTACCATATTTTAGGGGGTTAAGCGGCGGTGCGGAGACGCGGCAGGTACCCAAATACCGACAAAACGCCGGAATCCACTAGATCTCCCACCGCTTGGGTTCCTTGGAAATGGGAGGATGCGAATCCGTAACGGTTTCTGTTGATGTGAGAAAAAGGATGGAGGTTGGGGTTATGGGAGGACCCTCTCCTGTTGTCGTTGTATCAGTTGTCACACTGTCGTTGTCGTCCTCTGAACATAAGCACATCCTAAGAGCTGCCCGATAAGGCAATGCGTTCTCATTGTGTGTCGTTTTGTGATGTTTGCGCTCGGCCAAACAGCCGTCTCTGGTTGCATCTTGGTTGTGTACAAGACCGTCTGAGATGCtgttaaatgaaaacattttcccGCCTTTTACAGAGCGCATGTTGCACATTGCACATTCTATCAATCCTGGAAGATCTAGCAGCAAAAGGGGAACCTTCCTGGATTTGCAATGCGCTTTCCATGGACGGTTCTCCATTGCTTTTCATACAGCTCCTGTTTAGCAGCGCAACCTCAAATGGATCCTTTCTGCCCAGCATTTGACTTCTCCATAGAAAGCGATAGCCATGACCAAAACCCTTCTAGGTTTTCTGCACATCGTCTGTCTTGtgaagggttagggttaaggaAAAGGGATTCCCCCCACTTCTGTGTCTGTCTCATGTTTTGGAAGAAGCCTCTCTTTtgtgtgtgcctctgtgtgtgtgtttggcctgGTGTCTGTGAATGACCCATAAAAACAGAGGTCCATCCTTCAGAAGCACATGGACTTGGGTCATTCATTAGTCCTAAATGAACCTATTGCTTTTCGGTAGACCAGATTCGCCCCTCCCCCAGCCATCCCTATgtgtttcatttccattttgtcCGAAGTCCGTACAGATACGTAAAAACAGCGACGCTAGGACAAGCAATGATAACACATAATCCTTTATTCCACAATCGTCTTCCCTGGCCTTTGCAGAAGtcttggactacacctcccaccatccccagctgGCGTGTCGATAATGTAAAAGCACAATGCAAGGGGATCAAAAGATCCATTCGCAACAAAACAATCTCTTTTCCGTACCTCCGGTTTCCTTGCGGCCAAACGCAAAAGCGAAGCGTTTTTCGTGTGCACAAGTGGCGCACATTCTGCAAGTGCACCATCCGTTCTTTGAGATCTGAAAAGGCCCAGATATTTTGTGATAGCTCTGTATGGTTTTGTTGTCACGGCTTATTTTTATAACGATGCGCAGATGGGGCCGGCCGCATGGCAGATGGCGCAATGTGTTCGTCGGCGGGTGAAAACATGTTTACATTTGGCACATTTTGTTCTTGGTTTTCCCCTTCTGTCTGAAAAGGAGGCTAATAAACACTTGATTTTGGGGGGGATCCGTTTTCGGCAGCGGcgcataaaaacaaataaaagagcaCAGACTGTATGGTGGTTTTAAGACATGGTGGCTTCCTCTGTTCCCATGCGCTCACCTATGTACTGTGttttcctggaagctaagcagggccagccctggttaattCTTGGGTGGGAGACCGTCCGCAAATCTCAGGaggtgatatttcagagggaCAAACTGGATTCCTAAGGAAACCCTCCAAAGATTCATGTGCTTCAGTTGGGTTACAGATCCCATCATCCATGGCCAAGGGTCACACTGCCtcaggatgctgggagttggagtcccaaTCCCATTTTGGAAGGTTGAAAAATAAGACAAGGTTGCCCACTTGGTTGTATGGTTGTTCCTGGCAAGATGCTCCTTTTTTGAGGATGACGGAGCCTGAGATGATCCCAATCCCAGGGGCCATGGTGGTCGGTGGATGGTGGGAGCCGCAGTCCAAAAAGTCATTTTCTCCTTTTAGGTGTGAAGAGGAATATGATGCTTTCTGAGCTTTCCAGAGCCATATAATGAATAGTAAAAGGTGAATTGAGAAACACACAGATGCTATGCACtgtttaaaagagaattaaaagagATTGAAAACAGAATGAATGGCTGCCAGGTCTTCTTCCTTTGAGGAACAAATAGTGCAAAATGGAGCTCAATGGGACTCAAaatttgcaactcccagcagcctgggaagggatgatggggactgcagtctTAGAGGGCCAGAGGGTCCCCTTTGACGCCTCCATTGCacttaatgggactagagcatccattGGTTTTGGGATCCACGAAAGGCCTGTTCCAAttggttggattgcaactcccagcagcctgggaagggatgatggggcctgcagtcttaGATGGCCAGAGTGTCCCCTTTGACTCCTCCATTGCACTtgatgggactagagcatccctAGGTTTTGGGATCCATGAAGGGCCTGTTCCAattggttggactgcaactcccagcagcttgAGACAGCCATAGCCAGCCAAGGATGCTGGGGACTGCAGTCTTACCAACCCTTTGACTCCTCCCTtgcattgaatgggacttgagcatcgtgGGTTTTGGGATCCAGAGCTACCCTTGAATgatttctgaataataataacaataatataattattataataataaagcaTACTGTAcatccaattaacaatttgtaagtcactctgataaccttttggctgaagagcgaggtataaggaaataataataataataataataataataataataataataataataataataataataatatgataaaagagagagagaagggggggtcTTAACCTTTGGAAATGCCAAACATTGCTGGTCTGAAGAGTTTTGTTTGGAGAAGGGAGGCTCAGGCACCTTTTAcctgggaaaagaagaggaggccattctcctcaggtgcatttagatgcaatcgtcatcatcatcgtcatcatcatcatcaccaacacaTGAATCTCCATAGACTTTGGTTTGATCAAGTTCTGGCTCATACAGGACATTCCTAATACGAGCGCGCCCTCTTGTGGAaactcagggcactgcagcctctttgaGCTTCCTACCAACTTCTATGGATAGACCCAGAGATTGATCCTGAGACcgatccagagagagagagacccagagGCCGTTCCCTCCCCTGCTAGGGCTCACTTGAAAGGCCCATTCTGCAGAAAAAcctattaaaattacaattaaaattaatatatattaattaaagGCGTCCCCCCCCAGTTCCTTCCCTCTGGCTTTTCATGGCAGTGCTTCTTAATGGCAGCTTTGCAAACGGAGGGAGCTGAAAGGCTCCAGggcttcttcccttcctcctcctctgtccaagggaccactacaactcccatcatccaccggcagaggaggaggaagaagcctggcctgtggggggggggggcggggggggcccTGGGGGGCTCTTTCTcttggcagaaggaggaggaagtgcAGAGGGAGACCCCAGAGGCCCCCCATCCCTCCCCAGGCGCCCTATATATATAAAAGGTCCTGGCTGATTCTGCGTCTTAAGTTGATGCCTtcgtcttctcctcctcctctgcgatGGGTTCCGTTCAGGCCCCCAAAAAGCTAAAGGGCGCCTGGAGAGGGATCATGGGAAGCCTCTGGCCCTCCTCCGTCCGACCAGAGAGAGAGACCCCCAGATCCCCTCCAGACCTCCCACAGGACAGGCCTCCTCCTACTTTgggtggatgatgggagttgcagtagtCCCTTGGCCAGGGAGGGGAGCTGGGGGgcagtgaggaaggaaggaagggaggaagacagtgagaaagaaagaaagaaagaaagacaggtgTTTGGGGAAATAACATTCCCTTATTATTTATCCAAGAGACTTAATGGCTTCCATTGGAGTCCCTatggagcgccctctggtggcgacCGGGGGCGTTGCAGGCCTTTAGCTCCAAGGGCCTCATTCCTGGCtctctctcgggcgccctcctgtggctgcattGGGCACATCTCCCCATCCAACTAATGCCTCCCATTGGAATCTCTatggagcgccctctggtggcggaaGGGGAACGTTGCAGGCCTTTGGGCTCCtggctctcgggcgccctcctgtggctgcaaTGGCACACTACAGCGTCTTTAGCGTTTTTCGGCTCCCAAAGGACTATTTCTAATTTCATGCAAAGGGGCCTTTTTAACGCCTTCCAGACTAGCCCTGAGGGAAGGTCAATGTTTGGGGAGCGGGAgaacacttcccatcatccccaggaggcacacaaaatggctgcggGGGTCCGACTCGGCCTTCCTCGGCTGCAGAGCCCTTCCGGACCTTGAAGGACACTTCCCATCACCCCCAGACAAGGCAGGAGGCGGGGGGACGCCTCAAGGCAGCATTTCTGCGCTCAGGAGCCCCTCAAAACACTTTGGAATGAAATACCCATCATCCTCTAGCACGCATGCGCGGCGGCCATGTTTTCCCGGGTGGTTATGGGGATTGTAGTCCGAAGGTGATGCTGGAGCGCCCTCTGGAAGCAGAAGCGGTGCAAGCAGCGGCCACAGCGCCCCGTTCCTTGCTCtctggcgccctcctgtggctgcattGACGCATAGTGTATTTCCCTATCTAACCAGCCAAGTCCTAACCAGGAATAGGAGTTGgtgagatcagggttcgaatccctgctctgGCAGAGAAAACCCTAAGAAAGGGCGCAATAGAGTTGAATTCAAGGCACATAAAGAGCAAAAACCGGCAGATCGACACCAATTGCTTCCTCCAGGCTTCAAATGTGGCATGCAGGTTTTGGAGCCACACAGCACTCTTTGTCACCAAAGCCATGAAACCATGTGCAGCACATGGTTTGTGGGCTGTTTATTTGTGTAAGGAAAAGACACACTGTGTGTAAACCCAGAGCAAGCTTTGTCTATCTGTCCCGCTGGAGTTAAGAGTTCTACGTAACCCCGAAAGTGGGCCAGAGAAAGATGCCGCCCAGCTGCAAAAAAGCACATCATGAACATGTTTTGGAAAGAGGGCCTTGCTTGCTTGTTCCACTCCTCCCGACAGGCTGGACTCtggctcccatcatcctcagtcTGGGGGGCGATAGCAGCCAGAGTCCAGCCCATCAGGAGGCCGCCCCTCATAGGAAGGACTGCCAGAAAGATTTCATGAGTGTGcatgaaggaaaaaagaatagGCGCATGCAAACAAGGTCATCATTGTCATGAGAGAATGCAAAGAATAATGATCCTCGAATGTGCGAATATGCAAAGAAAACAACAGTTTGCATGCAAGTGTGTGATGCAGTCGCACACGCAAAGACGCCACCAGGCTGCCCTCTGGTGCCTGAACATCCTTGCACCACTCCTCACATACCCCCTTCCACTCACATGTTGCAAAGCCCTAACCCTTTGGGGGTCCCGCTTTGTGATCCCGACGCTGGAAACCCAAGGACGAAACTGTCAAAAAGATGTGTGCCCGTTCTCCTTTCGGGGAGATGACTACATCCAAAGATATAGAGCTTGATGTTGTTTCTACGACCCCCATCCTTTGCAaaagaactaataataataataaataaaaacctcgACCCAAGCGAGGacactgccttttaaaaaaatttattatcgtcatcgtcatcgtcatcatcatt
This Sceloporus undulatus isolate JIND9_A2432 ecotype Alabama chromosome 11, SceUnd_v1.1, whole genome shotgun sequence DNA region includes the following protein-coding sequences:
- the UNC119 gene encoding protein unc-119 homolog A isoform X2, producing MKHHLVFLAKLLPLSLSFKHFPAHADRLICGTKERPVDFLASCVRVAIPNLDCMLRDYLCTPEENIYKIDFTRFKIRDMESGTILFEITKPPASEREHSDKKDIDPNAGRFVRYQFTPAFLRLRQVGATVEFTVGDKPINNFRMIERHYFRDQLLKSFDFEFGFCIPSSKNTCEHIYEFPQLSEDLIQEMILHPYETQSDSFYFVDNKLVMHNKADYSYSGGP